The genomic stretch GCCAGCAAACTGAGTGTCAAGTATGCAATGCTTTACAAAATTGGAGCTGCTAACTGGGTGCCCACCAATCATAAATCTACAGTTGTTGtaatgcttggaaagttcatatatgctattggaaccaaaGCCAATTTTAACTATGGATCCTATATTTTTGATCAAACTTTGAAGCATGCAGgaagcttcagtgtgaaggggcctatagcctttccttctcTCATCTGTGGTATTGTTTTGAATCAGTTTCCAAACATCTTAACAGAGAATGATTCTGTGAAGAAAAGAGATAGCCCCTTGTCCTTCAATCATAAGTTATTCCTAGGTACCCATGTTCCTGACATTGCCATGACAACAGGTGAGACATCACGTGTAAGCAATCAACCAGGTAAAGCTGCTATCATTGCAATGCTCAAAGAAACTTGCAAGGAGTAGAGGCAAGGAAGCTAAACTTGGAAAAATTGATTAGCAAGTTGGAGATGACTGAAGGTGATGTGCTTGGTGAAGCTGCTGCTGTTGCAAAAGGAGCTGAAAGACAAGGTGAAGAGGGAGAAGCAGATGCCAGTCCTGATGATGGCACAGATGATGATGCTGACTCTGAGTCAGATGACTAGAACCTTTCCTGTGTTTCTGAAAATTGTgtgtaattttatttttgttggtctgtaatattaagtgttgctttggcaacatttttgacaaaaaaaGGGAGTAACACatgtaccccaggacaacagaattcattgaaggtcctctaaacaagaggttatgtTGCTGTTTGCTATCTACTTATgctgctgctgtttgaagtttaacttctatgtgtgctgagtgtattagctaatttgattctctgcttggatgtgtgatttccgctgctgtgaactctgttgtgatgccaagttgttttagccaaaaatttgccaaagggggagtttgtagatgtttttgattggctgcattttgtgttaaaacactaattgtactctgatgtcttgactgatgtcatgacatgcttgagtagtatgctgcaggattagctaatacaggatttactgaatgtcaaactgaatgttatgacattctTCCCTtacagcagatactgaattataggccagttagtttttctgGTATAGTTCAATATTTATTTGAGGTTGCTGTTCCAGGAAACCAACAGCTGAGCTAGAATTAAGAGActtagcatatggcctatgttctggacgtcaaactaaatgttatgacattcattcctgacagcatatgctaaagtgtaggctagttagtttttctgttatgattcagtatttatctcaggctatttttcaggaatctaacagctgtgctaaaatccaggaaactaacaactgtgctaaaattaagaggcctaacatatagcctaattgttagcaccctaatatgtggaaattaggttaacttgcttaaccttaattttaggaaattcaagtacaaggcccaagtgttgcattataaaaggatgggGATCCTACTTTCAACAACTCAGaggtttgaagcgtgaagaatttaTTATATCATCATATTTCACTGTTGTACTATttttgtgtcttgtattagatTTTACTTGTGACCAAGCAACTATCActtagatgattgcattggactagggtgttcattgagttgtaattgttgtgtcactctaagcttttaagtgttggtgttgtgtttcttgattaaagcttttaagcacaatcaagagttgtttgaagtataacttcgccattgactttaaacttattaaaggttgtaatcactgtggtgattgaggaggagtgagtaggaactctggtcttagtttagattgaaattgcattgggtaggtcttaagtgataggattaaacagttgctttaagtcctgaattaatactgcttatag from Lathyrus oleraceus cultivar Zhongwan6 chromosome 7, CAAS_Psat_ZW6_1.0, whole genome shotgun sequence encodes the following:
- the LOC127104245 gene encoding uncharacterized protein LOC127104245, translating into MDLIQEVGLMKTVTQFSKCYEMLVKEFIVNVSEEYADEKSKEFRKVYVRGKCVNISPSVINMYLGRPDVAQPELEVTDNKISQVIIANQVRKWPLKGKLVASKLSVKYAMLYKIGAANWVPTNHKSTVVVMLGKFIYAIGTKANFNYGSYIFDQTLKHAGSFSVKGPIAFPSLICGIVLNQFPNILTENDSVKKRDSPLSFNHKLFLGTHVPDIAMTTGETSRVSNQPGKAAIIAMLKETCKE